From a region of the Mercurialis annua linkage group LG1-X, ddMerAnnu1.2, whole genome shotgun sequence genome:
- the LOC126664897 gene encoding myb-related protein 2-like isoform X2, with protein MYHHHQHQGKSVHSSSRMSVPPERHLFLQGGNGNGDSGLVLSTDAKPRLKWTSDLHDRFIEAVNQLGGADKATPKTVMKLMGIPGLTLYHLKSHLQKYRLSKNLHGQTNSGSNKIGATAMVEERIPEPNITHVSNLSMGTQTNKGIHIGEALQMQIEVQRRLHEQLERHLQLRIEAQGKYLQSVLEKAQETLGRQNLGSVGLEAAKVQLSELVSKVSTQCLNSAFSELKELQGLCPQQTQATPLTDCSIDSCLTSCEKEQEIHNTGMCLRPYNGNVLLESKHNIPEEHAFHQTELKWVEDLEDNKIFHSERSCNDLTMRVGLQGENRNTSSSFSEGRRYKETNNGENFPDQTNKTVDSAKLENENISNGYRLPYFSTKLDLNSHDDIDAASNCKQLDLNGFSWN; from the exons ATGTACCATCATCATCAGCATCAAGGAAAGAGTGTCCACTCCTCTTCAAGAATGTCAGTTCCTCCTGAGAGACACCTGTTTCTGCAAGGTGGTAATGGCAATGGCGATTCTGGACTTGTCCTCTCAACAGACGCAAAACCTAGATTAAAATGGACTTCAGATCTTCATGACCGATTCATAGAAGCAGTCAATCAGCTTGGAGGAGCAGACA AAGCTACTCCAAAAACAGTTATGAAACTTATGGGCATTCCAGGGCTTACCTTATATCATCTAAAGAGTCATCTTCAG AAATACAGGCTCAGCAAGAACTTACATGGGCAAACTAACAGTGGGAGCAACAAAATTG GTGCTACCGCGATGGTGGAAGAAAGAATACCTGAACCGAATATTACTcatgttagcaatttaagcatggGAACTCAAACCAACAA AGGCATACACATTGGTGAAGCACTGCAGATGCAAATTGAAGTGCAAAGAAGATTACATGAGCAGCTTGAG CGACATTTACAACTCCGTATAGAAGCTCAAGGGAAATACCTACAATCAGTGCTCGAGAAAGCCCAAGAGACACTTGGAAGACAGAATTTGGGTAGTGTAGGACTTGAAGCCGCCAAAGTTCAACTCTCTGAATTAGTATCCAAAGTGTCCACTCAATGTCTGAATTCTGCATTTTCAGAGCTGAAAGAATTGCAGGGTCTCTGCCCCCAGCAAACACAAGCAACGCCACTCACAGATTGTTCAATCGACAGCTGCTTGACCTCCTGCGAAAAGGAACAAGAAATACACAATACTGGGATGTGTTTACGACCCTATAATGGCAATGTTCTTCTGGAATCAAAACACAATATTCCAGAAGAGCACGCGTTTCATCAAACTGAACTCAAGTGGGTTGAAGACCTAGAAGATAACAAAATATTTCATTCAGAACGAAGCTGCAACGATTTAACCATGAGAGTTGGACTCCAAGGAGAAAACAGGAACACGAGTAGTAGCTTCTCCGAGGGAAGAAGATACAAGGAAACAAACAATGGTGAAAATTTTCCTGATCAGACTAACAAGACAGTGGATTCAGCTAAACTAGAGAATGAAAATATCTCAAATGGATATAGATTGCCTTACTTTTCAACTAAACTGGATCTAAACTCCCATGATGACATTGACGCTGCTTCAAATTGCAAACAGCTCGACTTGAATGGTTTCAGTTGGAACTGA
- the LOC126664897 gene encoding myb-related protein 2-like isoform X1 encodes MYHHHQHQGKSVHSSSRMSVPPERHLFLQGGNGNGDSGLVLSTDAKPRLKWTSDLHDRFIEAVNQLGGADKATPKTVMKLMGIPGLTLYHLKSHLQKYRLSKNLHGQTNSGSNKIGATAMVEERIPEPNITHVSNLSMGTQTNKGIHIGEALQMQIEVQRRLHEQLEVQRHLQLRIEAQGKYLQSVLEKAQETLGRQNLGSVGLEAAKVQLSELVSKVSTQCLNSAFSELKELQGLCPQQTQATPLTDCSIDSCLTSCEKEQEIHNTGMCLRPYNGNVLLESKHNIPEEHAFHQTELKWVEDLEDNKIFHSERSCNDLTMRVGLQGENRNTSSSFSEGRRYKETNNGENFPDQTNKTVDSAKLENENISNGYRLPYFSTKLDLNSHDDIDAASNCKQLDLNGFSWN; translated from the exons ATGTACCATCATCATCAGCATCAAGGAAAGAGTGTCCACTCCTCTTCAAGAATGTCAGTTCCTCCTGAGAGACACCTGTTTCTGCAAGGTGGTAATGGCAATGGCGATTCTGGACTTGTCCTCTCAACAGACGCAAAACCTAGATTAAAATGGACTTCAGATCTTCATGACCGATTCATAGAAGCAGTCAATCAGCTTGGAGGAGCAGACA AAGCTACTCCAAAAACAGTTATGAAACTTATGGGCATTCCAGGGCTTACCTTATATCATCTAAAGAGTCATCTTCAG AAATACAGGCTCAGCAAGAACTTACATGGGCAAACTAACAGTGGGAGCAACAAAATTG GTGCTACCGCGATGGTGGAAGAAAGAATACCTGAACCGAATATTACTcatgttagcaatttaagcatggGAACTCAAACCAACAA AGGCATACACATTGGTGAAGCACTGCAGATGCAAATTGAAGTGCAAAGAAGATTACATGAGCAGCTTGAG GTGCAGCGACATTTACAACTCCGTATAGAAGCTCAAGGGAAATACCTACAATCAGTGCTCGAGAAAGCCCAAGAGACACTTGGAAGACAGAATTTGGGTAGTGTAGGACTTGAAGCCGCCAAAGTTCAACTCTCTGAATTAGTATCCAAAGTGTCCACTCAATGTCTGAATTCTGCATTTTCAGAGCTGAAAGAATTGCAGGGTCTCTGCCCCCAGCAAACACAAGCAACGCCACTCACAGATTGTTCAATCGACAGCTGCTTGACCTCCTGCGAAAAGGAACAAGAAATACACAATACTGGGATGTGTTTACGACCCTATAATGGCAATGTTCTTCTGGAATCAAAACACAATATTCCAGAAGAGCACGCGTTTCATCAAACTGAACTCAAGTGGGTTGAAGACCTAGAAGATAACAAAATATTTCATTCAGAACGAAGCTGCAACGATTTAACCATGAGAGTTGGACTCCAAGGAGAAAACAGGAACACGAGTAGTAGCTTCTCCGAGGGAAGAAGATACAAGGAAACAAACAATGGTGAAAATTTTCCTGATCAGACTAACAAGACAGTGGATTCAGCTAAACTAGAGAATGAAAATATCTCAAATGGATATAGATTGCCTTACTTTTCAACTAAACTGGATCTAAACTCCCATGATGACATTGACGCTGCTTCAAATTGCAAACAGCTCGACTTGAATGGTTTCAGTTGGAACTGA